Proteins encoded together in one Aphis gossypii isolate Hap1 unplaced genomic scaffold, ASM2018417v2 Contig00404, whole genome shotgun sequence window:
- the LOC126554039 gene encoding uncharacterized protein LOC126554039, protein MKKVSDANLSQILENNNIPKGQTDVINEIFKASKLTNPKNRKYSENWILLCLLFQIRSPSGYKFLREQNILPLPCISTIRKYLLVLKIGCGFDPNFFKLFKKYMLNKNKFQRNGIILLDEISLRESISVNSRTLTYTGLEDCGEEIETKQKSNLKANNALVFMWQSFGENVAQPIAVFTSHGPIKGVDLAKLVVKAILLIEDSGGKVIGLTSDGASTNRIMWSSLGVITQKSDFKNYFENPYDPSRNIFVFSDAPHLLKTVRNRLYTNKQFQVDKQTTKNNKYFTVKCSILNATL, encoded by the exons ATGAAAAAAGTATCAGATGCTAATTTGAGTcaaattttggaaaataataacattcccAAAGGCCAAACTGatgtaattaatgaaatatttaaagctTCTAAACTTACTAACCCAAAAAATAGAAAGTATAGTGAAAATTGGATATTACTTTGCTTGCTATTTCAAATAAG atcgCCGAGTGGGTATAAGTTTTTACgtgaacaaaatattcttcCGTTACCTTGCATTAGCACAATCAGAAAATACTTgctagtattaaaaattgggTGTGGCTTTGatcctaatttttttaaactttttaaaaaatatatgttgaataaaaacaagttCCAGAGAAATGGCATAATTCTACTGGATGAAATAAGCTTGAGGGAAAGCATTAGTGTCAATAGTAGAACACTAACTTATACTGGGCTAGAAGATTGTGGAGAAGAAAtagaaacaaaacaaaaaagcaACTTGAAAGCTAATAATGCTTTAGTTTTTATGTGGCAGAGTTTTGGTGAAAATGTTGCCCAACCTATTGCTGTTTTTACTTCACATGGTCCAATTAAAg GAGTTGATCTAGCCAAGTTAGTTGTAAaagcaattttattaattgaagatTCAGGAGGAAAAGTAATAGGATTAACTTCTGATGGTGCTTCTACCAATAGGATAATGTGGAGTTCATTGGGagtaataacac aaaaaagtgatttcaaaaactattttgaaaatccaTACGATCCGTCCcgaaatatatttgtgttttcAGATGCTCCTCATTTGTTGAAGACAGTACGAAATCggttgtatacaaataaacaatttcagGTAGATAAacaaactacaaaaaataataaat ATTTTACTGTAAAGTGTTCAATATTGAATGCAACTCTTTAA
- the LOC126554033 gene encoding KRAB-A domain-containing protein 2-like → MLFLSLCVQCQTKQKVPKKGIVIKPIISRELNSRCQVDLVDMQTCKDGEFKFILNYQDHLTKFIQLRPLKSKTAEEVAHHLLNIFLIFGAPNILHSDNGREFVNKVISELCSMWDGVKIVHGKPRHSQTQGFIERANQDFQNILRAMMEDNDTTKWSEALPFVQFTKNTTYHQGIKQTPYEAMFGTKAQRGLLTSSISREQIEKLATEEELEQVLQSITPQTNPENKGSDENKVALSRRALIFVLMCFTTSTQNRVCKSILSSVLTD, encoded by the exons atgttatttttaagtttatgtgTTCAATGCCAAACCAAACAAAAAGTTCCAAAAAAAGGTATTGTAATTAAACCTATTATAAGTCGTGAACTTAATTCCCGGTGTCAAGTAGACTTAGTAGATATGCAAACTTGCAAAGAtggtgaatttaaatttatattaaattatcaggATCACCTAAccaaatttattcaattaagacctctaaaatctaaaactgCAGAAGAAGTTGCACatcacttattaaatatatttcttattttcggTGCgccaaatattttacattccgACAATGGTCGAGAGTttgtaaataaagttatatcaGAGCTGTGTTCAATGTGGGATGGTGTGAAAATTGTGCATGGTAAACCACGCCACAGCCAAACACAAGGATTTATCGAAAGGGCAAACCAAGATTTCCAAAATATACTGAGAGCTATGATGGAAGATAATGACACTACAAAATGGTCAGAAGCATTACCATTTGtccaatttacaaaaaatacgaCGTATCATCAAGGTATTAAGCAAACGCCATACGAAGCTATGTTTGGCACTAAAGCACAAAGAGGTCTTTTAACATCTTCTATTTCACGAGAACAAATAGAAAAACTAGCAACAGAAGAAGAGTTAGAACAAGTACTTCAGTCTATAA CCCCTCAAACTAACCCAGAAAATAAAGGAAGTGATGAAAATAAAGTAGCCCTTTCACGACGAgcattgatttttgttttaatgtgttttaCAACTAGCACACAAAATCGTGTATGTAAATCTATACTATCTTCAGTACTGActgattaa
- the LOC126554034 gene encoding uncharacterized protein LOC126554034, with the protein MYFKPIATVRDKRPLVAETVTGNDGYPVYRRRSKEDNGRTIKVKVQNQEIEIGNEFIVPYCPLLSRIFETHANVESCHSAKSIKYLCKYVTKGSDMAVFGIASENVNDEISNFQMGRYVSTNEALWRLLSFQIHERYPTVVHLAVHLENGQRVYFTEANAAQRAERPPSTTLTSFFAMCEADPFAATLMYVEMPKYYTWNQSTKKPQFQTGHRCFQLMH; encoded by the exons ATGTACTTCAAACCAATAGCAACGGTGCGTGATAAA cgacCGTTAGTTGCTGAAACAGTCACAGGGAACGATGGATATCCAGTTTATCGTCGGCGTTCAAAAGAAGATAACGGTCGAACTATCAAAGTTAAAGTTCAAAATCAAGAGATTGAGATCGGAAATGAATTCATTGTACCATATTGCCCGCTGCTATCACGAATTTTCGAAACACATGCAAACGTTGAGAGTTGTCATTCGGCCaaatcaatcaaatatttgtgCAAGTACGTCACAAAAGGCAGCGACATGGCTGTGTTTGGTATTGCGTCGGAAAATGTGAATGACGAAATCAGCAACTTCCAAATGGGCAGATACGTCAGTACTAATGAAGCACTGTGGCGATTATTGTCATTTCAAATTCATGAAAGATATCCCACAGTTGTACATTTAGCAGTGCATTTGGAAAATGGCCAAAGAGTTTACTTCACTGAGGCTAATGCGGCACAACGAGCTGAGAGACCACCATCGACAACATTGACTAGCTTCTTTGCAATGTGTGAAGCAGATCCATTCGCAGCGACGCTGATGTACGTTGAAATGCCCAAGTATTACACTTGGAATCAATCAACAAAGAAACCCCAGTTCCAGACTGGCCACAGGTGTTTTCAACTGATGCACTAG
- the LOC126554035 gene encoding uncharacterized protein LOC126554035, translated as MYTVHPRNDECFYLRLLLVNVRGPKSFAHLKTVNGHQCQTYREACQLLGLLENDSHWDLTLADSVVSSNAYQIRTLFTIIITTCFPSQPIQLWNKYKDAICEDILHRLRIQTNNPDIQITDEIYNEGLILIEDQCLTIANKLLIEVGMIAPNRSMHDAFNQELNRELQYNVDTLQEFVRNNVPLLNEQQKQVYKTLMQAVDNNTGGLFFLDAPGGTGKTFVISLILATIRSRCDIALALASSGIAATLLDGGRTAHSALKLPLNLNTIDTPTCNISRSSAMGKLLMQCKLIVWDECTMAHKKSLEALNFTLKDLRRNNNIFGGLMILLAGDFRQTLPVVPRGTPADELNACLKASPLWNNVKTLSLTTNMRVQLQNDQSAAQFSKQLLDLGNGKVPVDATSGLITLTNDFCRFVDTQLVLIENVFPNISENYKNYAWLSQRAILAAKNNDVHALNFTIQSKIAGDLVTYKSVDSITNPDDVVNYLTEFLNSLEIPGFPPHNL; from the coding sequence ATGTACACTGTTCATCCTAGAAAcgatgaatgtttttatttgcgACTGCTGTTAGTAAATGTACGTGGACCGAAATCATTTGCGCATTTGAAAACTGTGAATGGCCACCAATGCCAAACATATCGAGAAGCATGTCAACTATTGGGTTTGCTGGAGAACGATTCTCATTGGGATTTAACACTTGCAGATTCAGTTGTTTCATCAAATGCGTACCAAATACGAACGCTGTTCACAATTATCATCACCACATGTTTTCCTTCACAACCAATTCAGTTATGGAACAAATACAAAGACGCCATATGTGAAGATATCTTGCATCGCTTGCGTATTCAAACGAATAATCCTGACATCCAAATAACCGATGAAATCTACAATGAAGGATTGATTCTGATTGAGGATCAATGCTTGACTATTGCAAACAAGCTACTGATTGAAGTAGGAATGATTGCGCCAAATCGATCGATGCACGATGCATTCAACCAAGAATTAAATCGAGAGCTGCAATACAATGTTGATACATTGCAGGAATTCGTTAGAAATAATGTTCCGTTGCTGAATGAACAGCAAAAACAagtatacaaaacattaatgcAAGCGGTGGACAATAATACTGGTGGTCTATTCTTCCTGGATGCACCTGGAGGAACAGGGAAAACATTTGTCATTTCATTGATTTTGGCCACTATTCGATCAAGATGTGACATAGCTTTGGCGTTAGCATCATCTGGAATTGCGGCGACTCTTCTAGATGGCGGTCGTACTGCACATTCTGCGCTTAAGTTGCCACtcaatttaaacacaattgaTACTCCAACGTGCAATATTTCCCGATCCAGTGCAATGGGAAAATTGTTAATGCAATGCAAGCTCATTGTTTGGGATGAGTGCACAATGGCACATAAGAAATCACTTGAAGCACTTAACTTCACACTGAAGGATCTTCGGAGAAATAACAACATCTTTGGCGGCTTGATGATATTGTTGGCAGGCGATTTCAGGCAGACGTTGCCAGTAGTTCCCCGTGGAACGCCTGCAGATGAATTGAATGCTTGCCTAAAGGCATCACCTTTATGGAATAACGTAAAAACATTATCGCTAACCACTAATATGAgagttcaacttcaaaatgatCAAAGTGCTGCACAATTTTCCAAACAATTGTTAGATCTTGGAAATGGAAAAGTCCCAGTTGATGCGACATCTGGATTAATTACTCTTACCAACGACTTTTGCCGATTTGTAGACACTCAATTAGttcttattgaaaatgttttcccAAACATTAGTGagaattataagaattatgcTTGGTTAAGTCAACGAGCAATTCTTGCAGCAAAGAATAATGATGTCCACGCACTGAATTTCACCATTCAATCAAAAATTGCTGGCGATTTGGTGACATACAAATCCGTTGATTCAATAACAAATCCCGATGATGTAGTAAATTATCTAACGGAGTTTTTGAACTCTCTGGAGATACCAGGATTTCCACCACATAACTTGTAA